In Paracoccus fistulariae, a single window of DNA contains:
- the aroC gene encoding chorismate synthase, which yields MSYNTFGREFRFTTWGESHGPALGATVDGVPPGVPLDEAFIQQFLDRRRPGTSKHTTQRREADQVRILSGVFEGKTTGTPIQLMIENTDQRSKDYGEIAHSFRPGHADITYHLKYGIRDYRGGGRSSARETAARVAAGGVALAVLNHLVPDLRILSYMVQMGQMHLDRARFDSSAIAENPFFLPDAGAVDAWSDYLDGIRKDQNSVGAALEVLIEGCPPGLGAPVYAKLDTDLAAAMMSINAVKGVEIGEGMAAAALTGTENADEMRMGNDGPIYSSNHAGGILGGISTGQPIVVRFSVKPTSSITTPRKTINQMGQEIDLITKGRHDPCVGIRAVPVAEAMAACVILDHLLMDRAQTGGLRGKIG from the coding sequence ATGAGCTATAACACCTTTGGCCGCGAATTCCGGTTCACCACCTGGGGCGAAAGTCACGGTCCGGCCCTTGGCGCCACCGTAGACGGCGTCCCCCCCGGTGTGCCGCTGGACGAGGCATTTATCCAGCAATTCCTGGACCGTCGCCGTCCGGGCACCAGCAAGCACACCACGCAGCGGCGCGAGGCGGATCAGGTTCGCATCCTGTCGGGCGTGTTCGAGGGCAAGACCACCGGCACCCCGATCCAGCTGATGATCGAAAATACCGATCAGCGCAGCAAGGATTATGGCGAGATCGCCCACAGCTTTCGTCCGGGCCATGCCGATATCACCTATCACCTGAAATACGGCATCCGCGATTATCGCGGCGGCGGGCGCTCCAGCGCGCGTGAAACCGCGGCGCGGGTGGCGGCGGGCGGCGTGGCGCTGGCCGTGCTGAACCATCTGGTGCCCGATCTGCGCATCCTCAGCTATATGGTGCAGATGGGGCAGATGCATCTGGACCGCGCGCGGTTCGACAGTTCGGCCATCGCTGAAAACCCGTTCTTCCTGCCCGATGCGGGGGCGGTAGACGCCTGGTCGGATTATCTGGATGGCATCCGCAAGGATCAGAACAGCGTCGGCGCCGCGCTGGAGGTGCTGATCGAGGGCTGCCCGCCCGGTCTGGGCGCGCCGGTCTATGCCAAGCTGGACACCGATCTGGCCGCCGCGATGATGTCGATCAATGCCGTGAAGGGGGTCGAGATCGGCGAAGGCATGGCCGCCGCCGCCCTGACCGGCACGGAAAATGCCGATGAGATGCGGATGGGCAATGACGGGCCGATCTACAGCTCGAACCATGCCGGCGGAATTCTGGGCGGGATCTCGACCGGGCAGCCGATCGTGGTGCGTTTTTCGGTCAAGCCGACCAGTTCGATCACCACGCCGCGCAAGACCATCAATCAGATGGGGCAGGAGATCGACCTGATCACCAAGGGCCGTCACGACCCCTGCGTGGGCATTCGCGCCGTTCCCGTGGCCGAGGCGATGGCCGCCTGTGTCATCCTTGACCATCTGCTGATGGACCGCGCGCAGACCGGCGGCCTGCGCGGAAAAATCGGTTAG
- the mutS gene encoding DNA mismatch repair protein MutS: MSDQPTPMMAQYLAIRDANPGALLFYRMGDFYEMFFDDAVQAAAALDIALTKRGTHQGQPIPMCGVPVHAAESYLLTLIRKGFRVAIAEQMEDPAEARKRGSKSVVARDVVRLVTPGTLTEEALLEARRHNFLAAFAQVRDDGALAWVDISTGVFQVMDCSATRLAPELARLAPRELLAVDGSGLDDLALDAGTALTDLPPGAFDSGAGARRLAVLYGVETLDGFGSFTRAELSAMGAIVDYLELTQKGKLPLLRPPMRERAGGAMQIDAATRRNLELTQALSGGREGSLLAAIDRTVTAAGARLLERRISAPSRDLEVIKARQDAVALLVEDPRLAADLREALARVPDMDRALSRLALDRGGPRDLAAIRAGLTQGAAIAERLPQDAPAVLRDAARDLNGHEDLIDLLDLALVAEPPLLARDGGFVAPDYDGDLDDTRRLRDEGRGVIAGMQADYAARAGVQSLKIKHNNVLGYFIETTATHAEKMMAPPLSEVFIHRQTTANQIRFTTVELSELETRILNARDRALEIERGIFDRLRAAVLDHAAPIGQAARALAEIDLASAFADIATGEGWTRPRVDASRAFQITGGRHPVVERALKRKSEAFVANDCDLTSGDTPAIWLLTGPNMAGKSTFLRQNALIAVLAQAGAFVPAASAHIGMVSQLFSRVGAADDLARGRSTFMVEMVETAAILNQADDHALVILDEIGRGTATWDGLSIAWAVMEHLHGVNRCRALFATHYHEMTALTAKLDGVDNATVAVREWEGDVIFLHEVRKGAADRSYGVQVARLAGLPASVVDRARAVLEALESGEREGASRPAALIDDLPLFRAVPPAPAPAKPRDSALDLRMKDVHPDTMSPREALDLIYELKSLTGDPA, from the coding sequence ATGAGCGATCAGCCCACACCGATGATGGCGCAGTATCTGGCGATCCGGGATGCGAATCCGGGGGCGCTGCTGTTCTATCGTATGGGCGATTTCTACGAGATGTTCTTTGACGATGCGGTGCAGGCCGCCGCCGCGCTGGATATCGCGCTGACCAAGCGCGGAACGCATCAGGGCCAGCCGATCCCGATGTGCGGTGTGCCGGTCCATGCCGCCGAAAGCTATCTGCTGACGCTGATCCGCAAGGGGTTTCGCGTCGCCATTGCCGAGCAGATGGAAGATCCGGCCGAGGCCAGGAAACGCGGGTCGAAATCCGTGGTTGCCCGCGATGTGGTGCGGCTGGTCACCCCCGGCACGCTGACGGAAGAGGCGCTGCTGGAGGCGCGGCGGCACAATTTTCTGGCCGCCTTTGCGCAGGTTCGCGACGACGGGGCGCTGGCCTGGGTCGATATCTCGACCGGGGTGTTTCAGGTGATGGACTGTTCCGCCACGCGGCTGGCACCGGAACTGGCGCGTCTGGCACCGCGCGAATTGCTGGCGGTCGATGGATCCGGGCTGGACGATCTGGCGCTGGATGCGGGCACGGCGCTGACCGATCTGCCGCCCGGCGCCTTTGACAGTGGCGCGGGCGCACGACGTCTGGCCGTGCTTTACGGTGTGGAAACGCTGGACGGGTTCGGCAGTTTCACCCGGGCCGAGCTGTCGGCCATGGGCGCGATCGTCGATTATCTGGAACTGACCCAGAAGGGCAAACTGCCCCTGCTGCGCCCGCCGATGCGCGAACGCGCTGGCGGCGCGATGCAGATCGATGCCGCGACGCGGCGCAATCTGGAACTGACGCAGGCCCTGTCTGGTGGGCGAGAGGGCAGCCTGCTGGCCGCGATTGACCGCACGGTGACGGCGGCGGGTGCGCGCCTGCTGGAACGCCGGATCAGCGCGCCCTCCCGCGATCTTGAGGTGATCAAGGCCCGTCAGGACGCCGTCGCCCTGCTGGTCGAGGATCCGCGTCTGGCCGCCGATCTGCGCGAGGCTTTGGCCCGCGTGCCCGACATGGATCGCGCCTTGTCGCGGCTGGCGCTGGACCGTGGCGGGCCGCGCGATCTGGCCGCGATCCGGGCCGGGCTGACCCAAGGCGCCGCGATTGCCGAACGCCTGCCGCAGGATGCGCCCGCCGTGCTGCGCGACGCGGCGCGCGATCTGAACGGGCACGAGGATCTGATCGACCTGCTGGATCTGGCGCTGGTGGCAGAGCCGCCTTTGCTGGCGCGCGATGGCGGCTTTGTCGCGCCCGATTACGATGGCGATCTGGACGATACCCGTCGCCTGCGCGACGAAGGCCGGGGCGTGATAGCCGGCATGCAGGCCGATTATGCCGCCCGTGCCGGTGTGCAAAGCCTGAAGATCAAGCATAACAATGTGCTGGGCTATTTCATCGAAACCACGGCCACCCATGCCGAAAAGATGATGGCCCCGCCCCTGTCCGAGGTCTTTATCCATCGTCAGACCACGGCAAACCAGATCCGCTTTACCACGGTCGAACTGTCGGAACTGGAAACCCGGATCCTGAATGCCCGCGACCGCGCGCTGGAGATCGAGCGTGGGATCTTTGACCGCCTGCGCGCTGCGGTTCTGGACCATGCGGCGCCCATCGGGCAGGCCGCCCGCGCATTGGCCGAGATCGATCTGGCCAGCGCCTTTGCCGATATCGCCACGGGCGAAGGCTGGACCCGGCCCCGTGTCGATGCCAGCCGCGCCTTTCAGATCACCGGAGGCCGCCACCCGGTGGTAGAGCGCGCCCTGAAACGCAAATCCGAAGCTTTCGTCGCCAATGATTGCGACCTGACCAGCGGCGATACCCCGGCAATCTGGCTGCTGACCGGTCCGAATATGGCGGGGAAATCGACCTTTCTGCGCCAGAACGCCCTGATTGCCGTGCTGGCGCAGGCCGGGGCATTCGTTCCTGCGGCGTCGGCCCATATCGGCATGGTCAGCCAATTGTTCAGCCGTGTCGGTGCCGCCGACGATCTGGCGCGAGGCCGCTCGACCTTCATGGTCGAGATGGTGGAAACCGCAGCGATCCTCAATCAGGCCGACGATCACGCGCTGGTCATTCTGGACGAGATCGGGCGCGGCACGGCGACCTGGGACGGCCTGTCCATCGCCTGGGCGGTGATGGAGCATCTGCACGGCGTGAATCGCTGCCGCGCCCTCTTTGCCACGCATTATCACGAAATGACTGCGCTGACGGCCAAGCTGGACGGGGTAGACAATGCCACCGTCGCCGTGCGCGAATGGGAAGGCGACGTGATCTTTCTGCACGAGGTCCGCAAAGGTGCCGCAGATCGCAGCTATGGTGTGCAGGTGGCGCGTCTGGCCGGTCTGCCCGCCAGCGTCGTGGATCGCGCGCGCGCCGTTCTGGAAGCGCTGGAATCGGGCGAACGCGAGGGCGCCAGCCGCCCAGCCGCCCTGATCGACGATCTGCCGCTGTTTCGCGCAGTGCCGCCTGCGCCCGCGCCCGCCAAGCCACGCGACAGCGCGCTGGACCTGCGGATGAAAGACGTGCATCCCGATACCATGTCCCCGCGTGAGGCGCTGGACCTGATCTATGAATTGAAATCCCTGACCGGAGATCCCGCATGA
- the pstB gene encoding phosphate ABC transporter ATP-binding protein PstB, with translation MYDMNVVENAVTQGDIKISARDVQVYYGEKHAIKDVSVDILDKTVTAFIGPSGCGKSTFLRCINRMNDTIPIARIEGDIRLDGDDIYDRRVDPVQLRAKVGMVFQKPNPFPKSIYDNVAYGPRIHGLTRNRAELDEIVEKALQGAALWNEVKDRLHEPGTGLSGGQQQRLCIARAVATEPEVLLMDEPCSALDPIATSQVEELIDQLRTNYSVVIVTHSMQQAARVSQKTAFFHLGNLVEYGETEDIFTKPQDSRTEAYISGRIG, from the coding sequence ATGTACGATATGAATGTAGTGGAGAACGCCGTGACCCAAGGTGACATCAAGATCTCGGCCCGGGATGTTCAGGTCTATTACGGCGAAAAACATGCGATCAAGGATGTCAGCGTCGATATTCTGGACAAGACCGTGACCGCCTTTATCGGGCCGTCGGGCTGCGGAAAATCGACCTTCCTGCGTTGTATCAACCGGATGAACGACACCATTCCGATTGCCCGGATCGAAGGCGATATCCGGCTGGATGGCGACGATATCTATGATCGCCGCGTCGATCCGGTCCAACTGCGGGCCAAGGTCGGCATGGTGTTCCAAAAGCCGAACCCCTTCCCCAAATCCATCTATGACAATGTGGCCTATGGGCCGCGTATTCACGGGCTGACCCGCAACCGGGCCGAGCTGGATGAGATCGTCGAAAAGGCGCTGCAGGGCGCTGCGCTTTGGAATGAGGTCAAGGACCGCCTGCACGAACCCGGCACCGGCCTGTCGGGCGGGCAGCAACAGCGCCTGTGCATCGCCCGCGCCGTCGCGACCGAGCCAGAGGTTCTGTTGATGGACGAACCCTGCTCGGCGCTGGACCCCATTGCCACCAGCCAGGTCGAGGAACTGATCGACCAGCTGCGCACCAATTATTCCGTGGTCATCGTGACCCATTCAATGCAGCAGGCCGCCCGCGTCAGCCAGAAGACCGCCTTCTTCCATCTGGGCAATCTGGTCGAATATGGTGAAACCGAGGATATCTTTACCAAGCCGCAGGACAGCCGCACGGAAGCCTATATCTCGGGCCGTATCGGCTGA
- a CDS encoding BCCT family transporter, whose product MTENSNSEQDDRVLDFDTEYEVGQDNIRPWGLDIHNPVFVISASVIILFVLVALTNQEAAAAFFGWLRPFLTSTFDWYLMMSINILLLFSFALAISPLGKVRIGGKDARPDYSYAGWIAMLFSAGIGIGLLFFSVLEPMYYTLPQLDAWPLGKDPSVPGNETMGIVGTVFHWGLNGWAAYVVVGLALAIFHYNLKLPLTLRSAFYPILGERVWGWWGHVIDILAVFSTLFGLTTTLGLGAQQVAAGLNDVFGIPTSETLVVVLIVAITAVALVSVLLGMDAGVKRLSEINMIMAVILFLFVLLAGPTLYLLTNFGAVMRDYMIELVPLSNPFGRSDDGYMHGWTTFYWAWWIAWSPFVGMFIARISRGRTVREFILCVLIAPSFVCALWMSVFGGLVLEQMANGYQGVAQAVADYRPEIALFRMLDQLPLYSITAPVSLVLIVIFFVTSSDSGSLVIDTITAGGKMDAPVAQRVFWASFEGLVAIALLLGGGLNALQGAVVSLGIPFTLVVLAMAWCLYLALRSERYK is encoded by the coding sequence ATGACTGAGAACAGCAATAGCGAACAGGACGACCGAGTCCTGGATTTCGACACGGAATACGAGGTCGGCCAGGATAATATCCGACCCTGGGGGCTGGATATTCACAATCCGGTTTTCGTGATTTCGGCCAGTGTGATCATTCTGTTCGTGCTGGTCGCCCTGACCAATCAAGAGGCCGCTGCCGCCTTCTTTGGCTGGCTGCGCCCCTTCCTGACCAGCACCTTCGATTGGTATCTGATGATGTCGATCAATATCCTGCTGCTGTTCAGCTTTGCGCTGGCGATCTCTCCGCTGGGCAAGGTCAGGATCGGGGGCAAGGATGCGCGGCCCGATTACAGCTATGCGGGCTGGATCGCGATGCTGTTTTCGGCGGGGATCGGCATCGGTCTGCTGTTCTTCAGCGTGCTGGAGCCGATGTATTACACCCTGCCACAGCTTGATGCCTGGCCGCTGGGCAAGGATCCCTCGGTCCCGGGGAATGAGACGATGGGCATCGTCGGCACGGTGTTTCACTGGGGGCTGAACGGCTGGGCGGCCTATGTCGTGGTCGGGCTGGCGCTGGCGATCTTTCACTATAACCTGAAACTGCCGCTGACCCTGCGGTCGGCCTTTTATCCGATATTGGGCGAGCGGGTCTGGGGCTGGTGGGGCCATGTGATCGATATTCTGGCGGTGTTTTCGACGCTGTTCGGGCTGACCACGACGCTGGGCCTTGGGGCGCAGCAGGTGGCTGCGGGGCTGAACGATGTGTTTGGCATCCCGACCTCCGAAACGCTGGTCGTCGTGCTGATCGTGGCGATTACCGCCGTGGCGCTGGTCTCGGTCCTTCTGGGCATGGATGCGGGCGTCAAGCGCCTGTCCGAGATCAATATGATCATGGCCGTGATCCTGTTCCTTTTCGTCCTGCTGGCGGGGCCGACGCTGTATCTGCTGACGAATTTCGGCGCCGTGATGCGCGATTACATGATCGAGCTGGTGCCGCTGTCCAATCCCTTCGGTCGCAGCGATGATGGCTATATGCATGGCTGGACGACCTTCTACTGGGCGTGGTGGATCGCCTGGTCGCCCTTTGTCGGCATGTTCATCGCCCGGATCTCGCGCGGGCGGACGGTGCGGGAATTCATCCTGTGCGTGCTGATCGCGCCGTCCTTTGTCTGCGCCCTGTGGATGTCGGTCTTTGGCGGGCTGGTGCTGGAGCAGATGGCAAATGGCTATCAGGGCGTGGCGCAGGCCGTGGCCGATTACCGGCCCGAGATCGCGCTGTTCCGGATGCTGGATCAACTGCCGCTTTACAGCATTACCGCGCCGGTCTCGCTGGTGCTCATCGTGATCTTCTTCGTGACCTCATCCGACAGCGGATCGCTGGTGATCGACACGATCACGGCGGGCGGCAAGATGGATGCGCCGGTGGCGCAGCGGGTGTTCTGGGCCTCGTTCGAAGGGCTGGTCGCCATCGCGCTTTTGCTGGGTGGCGGGCTGAACGCGCTGCAGGGTGCGGTGGTGTCGCTGGGCATTCCCTTCACGCTTGTCGTGCTGGCAATGGCCTGGTGCCTGTATCTGGCGCTGCGATCCGAACGCTACAAATAA
- a CDS encoding substrate-binding domain-containing protein, with protein sequence MTTVKFTVSALAMIAATATAAAARDQIQVSGSSTVLPYATIVAELFGENMDFPTPVVESGGSSAGLQKFCEGVGENTIDIANASRAIKDSEREACNAAGVSEIIEVRIGYDGIVFANAASGPDFVFTPADWFNALAAKVVKDGKMADNTAMNWTEVNADLPDQEILAFIPGTKHGTREVFEEKVILAGCEESGAMEVFKAELGDEDAAEEACMTLRTDGKAVDIDGDYTETLARIESAPNGIGVFGLSFYENNTDKLKVGTMSGVTPSTETIASGEYPVSRPLFFYVKKAHIGQIDGLKEFVEFFVSDELAGPGGPLAEYGLVSDPELASTQEAVANETTMQ encoded by the coding sequence ATGACCACTGTGAAATTTACCGTCTCGGCCCTTGCCATGATCGCCGCCACGGCCACTGCCGCTGCCGCCCGCGATCAGATCCAGGTGTCGGGCTCTTCGACCGTGTTGCCCTATGCCACCATCGTTGCCGAACTTTTCGGTGAAAACATGGACTTCCCCACGCCGGTGGTGGAATCGGGCGGATCATCGGCCGGATTGCAGAAATTCTGCGAAGGTGTCGGCGAAAACACCATCGACATCGCCAATGCCAGCCGCGCCATCAAGGACAGCGAGCGCGAGGCCTGCAACGCCGCAGGCGTCAGTGAGATCATCGAGGTCCGCATCGGTTACGACGGCATCGTTTTCGCCAATGCCGCCAGCGGCCCGGATTTCGTCTTTACCCCCGCCGACTGGTTCAACGCGCTGGCCGCCAAGGTCGTCAAGGACGGCAAGATGGCCGATAACACGGCGATGAACTGGACCGAGGTCAATGCCGACCTGCCCGACCAGGAAATCCTGGCCTTCATCCCGGGCACCAAGCATGGCACCCGCGAAGTGTTCGAGGAAAAGGTGATCCTGGCGGGATGCGAGGAATCGGGCGCGATGGAGGTGTTCAAGGCCGAACTGGGCGATGAAGATGCCGCCGAAGAGGCCTGCATGACCCTGCGTACCGACGGCAAGGCGGTCGATATCGACGGCGATTACACCGAAACGCTGGCCCGTATCGAAAGCGCGCCCAATGGCATCGGCGTCTTTGGTCTGTCCTTCTATGAAAACAATACCGACAAGCTGAAGGTCGGCACGATGAGCGGTGTCACCCCCTCGACCGAGACCATCGCCTCGGGCGAATACCCGGTGTCGCGCCCGCTGTTTTTCTATGTGAAGAAAGCGCATATCGGCCAGATCGACGGGCTGAAGGAATTCGTTGAATTCTTCGTCTCGGACGAACTGGCAGGCCCGGGCGGCCCGCTGGCGGAATACGGTCTGGTCTCGGATCCCGAACTGGCCTCGACGCAAGAGGCCGTCGCCAACGAAACCACCATGCAATAA
- the pstC gene encoding phosphate ABC transporter permease subunit PstC, with protein sequence MPLSWAFFASILLALAGYLLGRSRALAAAGSDIRQLHSRPIYHGAMVGLSALLPALLVIILASFLRMTGAIPAEAGPVIGLIALGAAVAGLGWAVTRIETGYQARNMVERIVMGLLILCSLIAIATTAGIVLSMLFESGRFFQMYDWTRFFFGTEWTPRFQGNSELGILPLLWGTLYISLIALLVSVPIGLYAAIYMSEYAGKRLRSIAKPAIEILAGIPTIVYGLFALVTVGPMLRDYFAQPMGLGNSGSSVLTAGLVMGIMLIPFVSSLSDDIINAVPQSLRDGALGLGSTQSETIRKVVLPAALPGIVGAVLLAASRAIGETMIVVLGAGAAARMGLNPFEAMTTITVKIVSQLTGDSDFNSPETLVAFALGLTLFVITLGLNVVALYIVRKYREQYE encoded by the coding sequence ATGCCGCTGTCCTGGGCCTTTTTCGCCAGTATCCTGCTTGCCCTTGCGGGCTATCTTCTGGGCCGCAGCCGCGCCCTTGCCGCCGCGGGGTCCGACATTCGCCAATTGCACAGCCGCCCGATCTATCACGGCGCGATGGTGGGGCTGTCAGCCCTTCTGCCCGCGCTTCTGGTGATCATTCTGGCCTCGTTCCTGCGGATGACGGGCGCGATCCCGGCCGAGGCGGGGCCTGTCATCGGTCTGATCGCATTGGGCGCGGCCGTGGCCGGTCTTGGCTGGGCCGTGACCCGGATCGAGACCGGATATCAGGCCCGCAATATGGTCGAGCGGATCGTCATGGGGCTGCTGATCCTCTGTTCGCTGATCGCCATCGCCACCACCGCCGGGATCGTGCTGTCGATGCTGTTCGAAAGCGGGCGTTTCTTTCAGATGTATGACTGGACGCGCTTCTTCTTTGGCACCGAATGGACGCCGCGCTTTCAGGGGAATTCCGAACTGGGCATTCTGCCGCTGCTGTGGGGCACGCTTTATATCTCTTTGATCGCGCTGCTGGTTTCGGTTCCTATCGGCCTTTATGCCGCGATCTACATGTCGGAATATGCGGGCAAGCGCCTGCGCAGCATCGCCAAACCCGCCATCGAGATCCTGGCAGGCATCCCGACCATCGTTTACGGCCTTTTCGCGCTGGTGACGGTGGGGCCGATGCTGCGGGATTATTTTGCGCAGCCGATGGGGCTGGGCAATTCGGGATCCTCGGTGCTGACCGCCGGGCTGGTCATGGGCATCATGCTGATCCCCTTTGTCAGCTCGCTGTCCGATGACATTATCAACGCGGTGCCGCAAAGCCTGCGCGACGGTGCGCTTGGGCTGGGTTCGACGCAATCGGAGACCATTCGCAAGGTGGTCCTGCCCGCCGCGCTTCCCGGGATTGTCGGTGCGGTCCTGCTGGCCGCCAGCCGTGCCATCGGAGAGACGATGATCGTGGTTCTGGGCGCGGGCGCGGCTGCGCGCATGGGGCTGAACCCGTTCGAGGCGATGACCACCATCACCGTCAAGATCGTCAGCCAGTTGACCGGCGACAGCGATTTCAACTCTCCGGAAACGCTGGTTGCCTTTGCCCTTGGGCTGACGCTGTTCGTTATTACCCTGGGCCTGAATGTGGTCGCGCTCTACATCGTGCGCAAATATCGCGAGCAATACGAATGA
- the pstA gene encoding phosphate ABC transporter permease PstA yields the protein MTDMPLSQSNAAASSLLVVDEHTRRRNAAEKRFRLYGATAIGIALLALVVLLFTIIRDGSGAFRQTYLAIPVELNAQTLDPKGNRNPEEMAKVLTLSYGKVLDAAIAETVAREDIRIEGLEDDDIAGLVSREASAQVRDRVLARPDLIGQTIQVDVLANGRVDGYFKGRVTMDSAANDKNTSPQQLQLAEALRDRGLLVTRFNWKFLTNPDASDQRPEAAGVGIAILGSLYMMLVVLFLAVPIGVAASIYLEEFAPKNKWTDIIEVNISNLAAVPSIVFGILGLAAFINFAGLPQSAPIVGGLVLTLMTLPTIIISTRAALKAVPPSIRDAALGVGASRMQSVFHHVLPLAMPGILTGTIIGLAQALGETAPLLLIGMVAFVKNYPAAPPEGLFDPASALPVQIYNWTQRSDPAFIERASGAIIVLLIFLFCMNLLAIFLRRKFERRW from the coding sequence ATGACCGATATGCCCCTGTCTCAATCCAATGCCGCGGCATCCTCGCTGCTGGTCGTGGATGAACATACCCGCCGCCGCAACGCCGCCGAGAAACGCTTTCGCCTCTATGGGGCGACGGCCATCGGGATTGCGCTGCTGGCGCTTGTGGTGCTGTTGTTCACCATCATCCGCGACGGATCGGGCGCCTTTCGCCAGACCTATCTGGCCATTCCCGTCGAACTGAACGCCCAGACGCTGGATCCCAAGGGCAACCGTAATCCAGAGGAAATGGCCAAGGTTCTGACCCTGTCCTATGGCAAGGTGCTGGACGCCGCCATCGCCGAAACCGTCGCGCGCGAGGATATCCGGATCGAGGGGCTGGAGGATGACGATATCGCGGGCCTCGTCTCTCGCGAGGCCTCGGCGCAGGTGCGCGACCGCGTGCTGGCCAGACCGGATCTGATCGGCCAGACCATTCAGGTAGACGTGCTGGCGAATGGCCGGGTGGATGGCTATTTCAAGGGCCGCGTCACCATGGACAGCGCGGCGAATGACAAGAATACCTCGCCCCAGCAATTGCAACTGGCCGAGGCGCTTCGTGACCGTGGCCTGCTGGTGACGCGGTTCAACTGGAAATTCCTGACCAATCCGGATGCATCCGACCAGCGCCCGGAAGCTGCCGGGGTCGGAATCGCGATCCTTGGTTCGCTGTACATGATGCTGGTGGTGCTGTTTCTGGCCGTGCCCATCGGCGTCGCCGCCAGCATCTATCTGGAAGAATTCGCCCCCAAGAACAAATGGACCGATATCATCGAGGTGAATATCTCGAACCTTGCGGCGGTGCCGTCGATCGTCTTCGGCATCCTTGGTCTGGCCGCCTTCATCAACTTTGCGGGCCTGCCGCAATCGGCGCCGATTGTCGGCGGTCTGGTGCTGACGCTGATGACCCTGCCGACGATCATCATCTCGACCCGCGCGGCGCTGAAGGCGGTGCCGCCCTCGATCCGCGATGCGGCGCTTGGGGTGGGGGCGTCACGGATGCAATCGGTCTTTCACCACGTGCTGCCGCTGGCCATGCCGGGGATCCTGACGGGCACGATCATCGGTCTGGCGCAGGCCCTGGGTGAAACCGCGCCGCTGCTGTTGATCGGCATGGTCGCATTCGTGAAAAACTACCCGGCCGCCCCGCCCGAGGGTCTGTTCGATCCGGCCTCGGCCCTGCCGGTCCAGATCTACAACTGGACGCAGCGTTCCGACCCCGCCTTTATCGAGCGCGCCTCGGGGGCGATCATCGTGCTGCTGATCTTTCTGTTCTGCATGAACCTGCTGGCCATCTTCCTGCGCCGCAAGTTCGAGCGCCGCTGGTAA
- the phoU gene encoding phosphate signaling complex protein PhoU, whose product MNRDKHIASAFDRDLETIQAQVVKMGGMVETAITDAAAALEGRDEELAEQVRRGDKAIDALEAQINEEAARLIALRAPTATDLRMVLAVMKIAASLERVGDYAKNLAKRTSVLSQLPQINGSGMALRRMAQAVSKMLQDALDSYIRRDADLAEDVRQRDLEVDQMYNALFREFLTFMMEDPRNITSCMHLHFIAKNIERMGDHATTIAEQVIYLVTGDIPDDPRPKSSSVQAEADLTAGG is encoded by the coding sequence GTGAACCGCGACAAACATATTGCATCGGCCTTTGACCGCGACCTTGAGACGATTCAGGCGCAGGTGGTGAAGATGGGCGGCATGGTCGAAACCGCGATTACAGATGCCGCCGCCGCGCTGGAAGGCCGGGACGAGGAGCTGGCCGAACAGGTGCGCCGCGGCGACAAGGCGATTGACGCGCTGGAGGCGCAGATCAACGAAGAGGCCGCCCGGCTGATCGCCCTGCGTGCGCCCACCGCGACCGATCTGCGCATGGTTCTGGCGGTGATGAAAATCGCGGCCTCTCTGGAACGGGTGGGCGATTACGCCAAGAATCTGGCCAAGCGCACCTCGGTCCTGTCGCAATTGCCGCAGATCAACGGATCCGGCATGGCGCTGCGGCGCATGGCGCAGGCGGTCAGCAAGATGCTGCAGGATGCGCTGGACAGCTATATCCGCCGCGACGCCGATCTGGCCGAGGATGTGCGTCAGCGCGATCTTGAAGTGGATCAGATGTATAACGCGCTGTTCCGCGAATTCCTGACCTTCATGATGGAGGATCCGCGCAATATCACCTCTTGCATGCATCTGCATTTCATCGCCAAGAATATCGAACGGATGGGCGATCACGCGACGACCATTGCCGAACAGGTGATCTATCTGGTGACCGGCGACATCCCCGACGATCCCCGACCGAAATCCAGCAGCGTTCAGGCCGAAGCCGACCTGACCGCAGGAGGGTAA